From Lolium perenne isolate Kyuss_39 chromosome 5, Kyuss_2.0, whole genome shotgun sequence, a single genomic window includes:
- the LOC127301923 gene encoding purine permease 3, producing the protein MDVEALKDTLPAPATEPSPAPRKKGMHWLVVVINCGMLTVGTTGGPLITRLYYSKGGHRQWLSSWIETAAWPLLLVIVVASYITRRARDPSASLLLTRPRILLAAVPLGLAMGADNFLYAFGLSYLPVSTSAILISTQLAFTVFFAFLIVRQRLTASSLNAVALLTIGAVVLGLHASSDRPAGVSRGQYWLGFVLTLGAAALYGLMLPLVELTYKRAAAGGRVLTYALVIEVQLVMTFVATAFGTVGMVVNKDFQAIAREARAFELGEARYYTVLVWSAILWQFYFLGSVGVIFCVHTLLTGIIIAAFIPVTEVLAVVFLHEKFSSEKAIALVLSLWGLASYSYGEYVDAQANKKKTTSSEPQALPSSN; encoded by the exons ATGGACGTAGAAGCGCTCAAGGACACGCTCCCCGCGCCGGCGACggagccgtcgccggcgccgcgCAAGAAGGGGATGCACTGGCTCGTCGTGGTGATCAACTGCGGGATGCTCACGGTGGGAACCACGGGCGGGCCGCTCATCACCCGCCTCTACTACAGCAAGGGCGGCCACCGGCAGTGGCTCTCGTCGTGGATCGAGACCGCCGCCTGGCCGCTGCTGCTGGTCATCGTGGTGGCGTCCTACATCACCCGGCGGGCGCGCGACCCCAGCGCGTCGCTGCTGCTGACCCGGCCGCGGATCCTGCTCGCCGCGGTGCCGCTGGGGCTGGCCATGGGCGCGGACAACTTCCTCTACGCCTTCGGCCTCTCGTACCTGCCGGTGTCCACCTCCGCCATCCTCATCTCCACGCAGCTCGCCTTCACCGTCTTCTTCGCGTTCCTCATCGTGCGGCAGCGCCTCACTGCCTCCTCCCTGAACGCCGTGGCGCTGCTCACCATCGGCGCCGTGGTGCTGGGCCTGCACGCCTCCTCGGACCGCCCCGCCGGGGTGAGCAGGGGCCAGTACTGGCTGGGCTTCGTCCTCACCCTCGGCGCCGCGGCGCTCTACGGCCTCATGCTGCCGCTCGTCGAGCTCACCTACAAGCGCGCCGCGGCCGGCGGCCGCGTGCTCACGTACGCGCTGGTGATCGAGGTGCAGCTCGTCATGACCTTCGTCGCCACCGCGTTCGGCACCGTCGGCATGGTCGTCAACAAGGATTTCCAG GCGATCGCACGGGAGGCGCGGGCGTTCGAGCTGGGGGAGGCGCGCTACTACACGGTGCTGGTGTGGAGCGCCATCCTGTGGCAGTTCTACTTCCTCGGCAGCGTTGGCGTCATCTTCTGCGTCCACACCCTTCTCACCGGGATCATCATCGCCGCCTTCATCCCCGTCACCGAGGTGCTCGCCGTTGTCTTCCTCCACGAGAAGTTCAGCAGCGAGAAGGCCATCGCCCTCGTGCTCTCCCTCTGGGGCCTCGCCTCCTACTCCTACGGCGAGTATGTCGACGCCCAGGCCAACAAGAAGAAAACGACCTCGTCCGAACCCCAGGCTCTTCCTAGTTCTAACTAG
- the LOC139831087 gene encoding uncharacterized protein produces MRSSRVPQSPFLSGAARYSVRRPEPVPVPQETHRGRRTQRKARRGVAGPTRQRLSEKSSPTPAKSRPSRHIAPIPPHISGLPRRQFIYPFPAADSFLLSPANSFLPPAVHPPPLPSPHSMTPPVAPKKMAKKAAKKPPGNATKGAKAPFAKPRKAPAPKKKPEGWTDDQWHENCLRRKMSTAERKGRRAAEQEKKALAARQHHHTMAGCIAATNASPYSMNVPVYVPGVFSPSSSAFYNDAPTPGCVTPNLSPHYQDALPHDGFNPNNLYSPAYEQREPGPGADGDPFTGRWGPLEFEGAGAEGAEEEEDDEEDGVEDEDDDEDGEEEDEEGAGDDDLVEVDVDGVTKKKKKKASSTRGPKWTALEDLCLCESWATVSHDSIIGANQKHGKYWTRIKAEFDERKLINSEYKKVTMKRSQKAMSTRWAIIQASVNSFHGYHQELLTRAESGADLSQMFDRAMEVYARNSDGHKPFALMHCYSKLKGNEKWRLTRLSLSKGKDANDLDATSATSAGRPTGNKAAKAALADAASGEKTQASITPAPKRTTKGGWSCSRGKRRSWSSRNAGTTCPC; encoded by the exons atgcgttccagccgcgtcccccaaagcccatttttgtccggcgcggcccgatacagtgtccggcgccccgagcccgtccccgtcccacaggagacgcaccggggacgccggacacaacgaaaagcgaggcggggagtggcggggccgactcgtcagcggctcagtgaaaaatcgtctcccactcccgccaaatcccgcccctcccgccaTATCGCGCCTATCCCGCCGCACATTTCTGGCCTCCCCCGCCGCCAATTCATTTATCCTttccccgccgccgattcatttctcctttcCCCCGCCAATtcgtttctccctcccgccgtccacccgccgccgctaccttctccccattccatgacgccgccggtagcccccaagaagatggccaagaaagcggccaagaagccaccgggcaatgcgacgaaaggggcgaaagcgccgttcgcgaagccgcggaaggcgcctgcaccgaagaagaagccggaaggatggaccgatgatcagtggcatgaaaactgtctgcgccggaagatgtcgacggcggagcggaaagggcggagggcggcggagcaggagaagaaggctctggcggcgcgccagcaccaccacacaatggccgggtgtatcgccgccaccaacgcgagcccatatagtatgaacgtgccggtgtacgttccgggagtcttctctccgtcgtcatccgccttctacaacgacgcccccactcccgggtgcgtgacgcctaacttgtcgccgcactaccaggatgcgctgccgcacgacggcttcaaccccaacaacctctactccccggcgtacgagcagcgcgagccaggacccggtgcggacggcgaccctttcactggccgctgggggccgctcgaattcgagggcgccggtgctgagggtgctgaggaagaggaggacgatgaagaggacggggtggaggacgaggacgacgacgaggacggcgaggaagaagacgaggagggtgccggtgacgatgatctcgtggaggtcgaCGTGGACGGCGTgacgaagaaaaagaagaagaaggcgtcgagcacacgaggccccaagtggacggctttggaggatctttgtctgtgcgagtcgtgggcaacggtgagccatgactccatcatcggcgccaaccaaaaacaCGGGAAGTATTGGACGagaatcaaggccgagttcgatgagcgcaagctcatcaacagcgagtacaagaaagtgacaatgaagaggagccaaaaggcaatgtcgacgcgatgggccatcatccaggcgtcggtgaactccttccatggataCCATCAGGAATTACTGACCAGAGCCGAGAGCGGCGCCGACCTCTCCCAAATG tttgatagggccatggaggtttacgcgaggaactcggatgggcataagccgttcgcgctgatgcattgctatagcaagctcaaagggaatgagaaatggcggttgacgcgcctgtcgctgtccaaggggaaggacgccaaTGATCTGGACGCGACGTCGGCAACATCggcagggcgtcctactggcaacaaggctgccaaggccgccttggccgacgccgcGTCGGGTGAGAAGACGCAGGCATCGATCACTCCCGCGCCAAAAAGAACGACGAAAGGTGGGtggagctgctcaagaggcaagaggagaagttggagctcaagaaacgcagggacgacatgtccctgctga